A genomic segment from Lutzomyia longipalpis isolate SR_M1_2022 chromosome 3, ASM2433408v1 encodes:
- the LOC129793132 gene encoding cyclic nucleotide-gated cation channel alpha-3 isoform X5, whose translation MSTAKRLVLSLRGRKDSQGTTAGASSSTRLVSTNSSSPGHELDEIAVVSGSGGDCGNESVGCASFGSLGQANGPRLVPDIVSSKFGMSRPQLGQSISQQGFFSTSRDSLSAPCVVTRTPHSHVSATASEMDLSRKTQKKERGRLKPAEQPLLTSWNRTGMRCSNANTIGTMSSNHLNNSGSGCNGADRVARRSGCSSSGASRSRPSGKWTFVFDPAGRLCYYWSMVVSMAFLYNFWVIIYRFAFQEINVESIVVWFCLDYFSDFLYLVDILFHFRTGYLEDGVLQTDSTKLRQHYMNSTTFYIDCLCLLPLDFLYLSIGFNSILRSFRLVKIYRFWAFMDRTERHTNYPNLFRSTSLIHYLLVIFHWNGCLYHIIYKNNGFGSKNWVYHDSESADVVKQYLQSYYWCTLALTTIGDLPRPRSKAEYVFVIVQLLFGLMLFATVLGHVANIVTSVSAARKEFQAKLDGVKTYMRMRRVPNHLQVKVIKWFDYLWLTQKCSDEERAVSCLPDKLKAEIAINVHLDTLKRVEIFQNTEAGFLCELVLRLRPVLFSPGDYICRKGEVGKEMYIVNRGRLQVVADNGKTVMASLKAGSYFGEISILNMGTAGKELGNRRTASVRSVGYSDLFVLSKKDMWDVLKEYPAARVRLEAIAVKRLEKYKKAPLEKVAMGRCQSTPGLVETRGRTPIEEMWLTPALPAPAYSQASTFSRAPSPRSHRGEPSTDRSRLLESPGSLSPSAPSLEGRPRSRAASSHSRTHSQQRTQCGSLTHLESSGATPLLGSHEVLEDEIKRLRERLHTVEAENSALNSKLSQQQWDLEHRLAEIEMQICGASSASSIDQENEAEEIERNRESII comes from the exons ATATTGTCAGCTCCAAGTTTGGCATGTCCAGACCGCAACTGGGTCAGAGTATATCGCAGCAGGGTTTCTTCTCTACATCGCGGGATAGTTTATCAGCACCGTGTGTTGTCACCCGTACCCCACATTCGCATGTCTCGGCCACGGCGTCGGAGATGGATTTGTCTAGGAAAACGCAGAAAAAGGAACGAGGTCGACTGAAACCCGCGGAGCAACCACTTCTTACATCGTGGAATCGTACCGGAATGCGATGCAGTAATGCCAATACGATAGGAACCATGTCAAGTAATCACCTCAATAATAGCGGCAGTGGATGCAATGGAGCTGATAG AGTGGCACGTAGATCGGGATGCTCATCTTCGGGTGCCTCACGGAGTCGCCCCAGTGGGAAGTGGACATTTGTGTTTGATCCTGCTGGGAGACTCTGCTACTACTGGTCAATGGTGGTGTCCATGGCGTTTCTGTACAACTTCTGGGTCATCATCTACCGCTTCGCCTTCCAGGAGATCAATGTAGAATCCATCGTGGTGTGGTTCTGCTTGGATTACTTCTCCGATTTTTTATACCTCGTCGACATACTATTCCACTTTCGTACCGGATACCTCGAGGATGGTGTCCTGCAGACGGACTCGACGAAATTGCGGCAGCACTACATGAACTCAACGACATTTTATATCGATTGCCTTTGTTTGTTGccattagattttttatacTTATCAATCGGATTTAACTCAATACTGCGATCATTCCGTTTAGTGAAGATCTACAGATTTTGGGCATTTATGGATCGCACGGAGCGACATACAAACTACCCAAATCTCTTTCGGTCCACATCACTTATACACTATCTCCTCGTGATATTCCACTGGAATGGATGCCTCTACCACATCATCTACAAGAATAATGGGTTCGGATCGAAGAATTGGGTGTACCACGACTCAGAATCTGCGGATGTTGTTAAGCAGTATCTACAGAGCTACTACTGGTGCACACTTGCACTAACGACCATTGGCGATTTGCCAAGACCACGCTCCAAGGCGGAATATGTATTCGTCATCGTTCAATTGCTCTTCGGTTTGATGCTCTTCGCCACGGTGCTGGGGCATGTGGCCAATATCGTGACGTCCGTGAGTGCAGCCAGGAAGGAATTTCAGG CCAAATTGGATGGCGTGAAAACTTACATGCGGATGAGACGGGTACCGAATCATCTTCAAGTGAAAGTCATTAAGTGGTTTGACTATCTCTGGCTGACGCAGAAGTGCTCAGACGAGGAACGAGCTGTGTCGTGTCTTCCTGATAAATTAAAG GCTGAAATCGCTATAAACGTCCATTTAGATACACTTAAGCGAGTCGAAATCTTCCAGAACACCGAGGCCGGCTTCCTTTGTGAATTGGTGCTACGTTTACGACCTGTTCTCTTTTCGCCAGGAGATTACATATGTCGCAAAG GTGAGGTTGGCAAGGAGATGTACATAGTGAATCGAGGACGCCTGCAAGTGGTAGCTGATAATGGTAAAACCGTGATGGCATCCCTCAAGGCAGGTTCATACTTTGGTGAAATAAGCATCCTTAATATGGGGACTGCAGGTAAAGAATTGG gaaATCGACGGACAGCAAGTGTTAGATCTGTTGGGTACAGTGATTTGTTTGTGCTGAGCAAAAAGGACATGTGGGATGTTCTCAAAGAGTACCCAGCGGCAAGAGTACGTCTCGAGGCGATTGCAGTGAAGCGActggaaaaatacaaaaaagctcCCTTGGAGAAAG TGGCCATGGGTCGCTGTCAATCTACTCCAGGTTTAGTTGAGACACGAGGAAGGACACCAATTGAGGAAATGTGGTTAACACCTGCGCTTCCGGCACCGGCTTACAGTCAAGCATCAACGTTCAG TCGAGCCCCTAGTCCGAGATCACACAGAGGGGAGCCTAGTACGGATAGATCACGACTACTCGAATCTCCAGGATCCCTGAGCCCCAGTGCACCGAGCCTCGAAGGAAGACCACGAAGTCGAGCTGCATCCTCACATTCAAGGACTCACTCGCAACAAA GGACACAATGTGGGAGTTTGACACACCTTGAATCTTCGGGAGCAACACCCCTTTTGGGTTCACACGAGGTACTCGAGGATGAGATAAAACGCCTCCGGGAGCGTCTTCACACGGTTGAGGCTGAGAATTCAGCGCTCAATTCGAAATTGTCACAACAACAGTGGGACCTAGAGCACCGTTTGGCTGaaattgaaatgcaaatttgtGGTGCATCATCTGCATCGAGTATCGATCAGGAGAATGAGGCTGAGGAAATTGAGAGGAATCGCGAGAGTATCATATAA
- the LOC129793132 gene encoding cyclic nucleotide-gated cation channel alpha-3 isoform X6, whose protein sequence is MSTAKRLVLSLRGRKDSQGTTAGASSSTRLVSTNSSSPGHELDEIAVVSGSGGDCGNESVGCASFGSLGQANGPRLVPDIVSSKFGMSRPQLGQSISQQGFFSTSRDSLSAPCVVTRTPHSHVSATASEMDLSRKTQKKERGRLKPAEQPLLTSWNRTGMRCSNANTIGTMSSNHLNNSGSGCNGADRVARRSGCSSSGASRSRPSGKWTFVFDPAGRLCYYWSMVVSMAFLYNFWVIIYRFAFQEINVESIVVWFCLDYFSDFLYLVDILFHFRTGYLEDGVLQTDSTKLRQHYMNSTTFYIDCLCLLPLDFLYLSIGFNSILRSFRLVKIYRFWAFMDRTERHTNYPNLFRSTSLIHYLLVIFHWNGCLYHIIYKNNGFGSKNWVYHDSESADVVKQYLQSYYWCTLALTTIGDLPRPRSKAEYVFVIVQLLFGLMLFATVLGHVANIVTSVSAARKEFQAKLDGVKTYMRMRRVPNHLQVKVIKWFDYLWLTQKCSDEERAVSCLPDKLKAEIAINVHLDTLKRVEIFQNTEAGFLCELVLRLRPVLFSPGDYICRKGEVGKEMYIVNRGRLQVVADNGKTVMASLKAGSYFGEISILNMGTAGNRRTASVRSVGYSDLFVLSKKDMWDVLKEYPAARVRLEAIAVKRLEKYKKAPLEKGLVETRGRTPIEEMWLTPALPAPAYSQASTFSRAPSPRSHRGEPSTDRSRLLESPGSLSPSAPSLEGRPRSRAASSHSRTHSQQRTQCGSLTHLESSGATPLLGSHEVLEDEIKRLRERLHTVEAENSALNSKLSQQQWDLEHRLAEIEMQICGASSASSIDQENEAEEIERNRESII, encoded by the exons ATATTGTCAGCTCCAAGTTTGGCATGTCCAGACCGCAACTGGGTCAGAGTATATCGCAGCAGGGTTTCTTCTCTACATCGCGGGATAGTTTATCAGCACCGTGTGTTGTCACCCGTACCCCACATTCGCATGTCTCGGCCACGGCGTCGGAGATGGATTTGTCTAGGAAAACGCAGAAAAAGGAACGAGGTCGACTGAAACCCGCGGAGCAACCACTTCTTACATCGTGGAATCGTACCGGAATGCGATGCAGTAATGCCAATACGATAGGAACCATGTCAAGTAATCACCTCAATAATAGCGGCAGTGGATGCAATGGAGCTGATAG AGTGGCACGTAGATCGGGATGCTCATCTTCGGGTGCCTCACGGAGTCGCCCCAGTGGGAAGTGGACATTTGTGTTTGATCCTGCTGGGAGACTCTGCTACTACTGGTCAATGGTGGTGTCCATGGCGTTTCTGTACAACTTCTGGGTCATCATCTACCGCTTCGCCTTCCAGGAGATCAATGTAGAATCCATCGTGGTGTGGTTCTGCTTGGATTACTTCTCCGATTTTTTATACCTCGTCGACATACTATTCCACTTTCGTACCGGATACCTCGAGGATGGTGTCCTGCAGACGGACTCGACGAAATTGCGGCAGCACTACATGAACTCAACGACATTTTATATCGATTGCCTTTGTTTGTTGccattagattttttatacTTATCAATCGGATTTAACTCAATACTGCGATCATTCCGTTTAGTGAAGATCTACAGATTTTGGGCATTTATGGATCGCACGGAGCGACATACAAACTACCCAAATCTCTTTCGGTCCACATCACTTATACACTATCTCCTCGTGATATTCCACTGGAATGGATGCCTCTACCACATCATCTACAAGAATAATGGGTTCGGATCGAAGAATTGGGTGTACCACGACTCAGAATCTGCGGATGTTGTTAAGCAGTATCTACAGAGCTACTACTGGTGCACACTTGCACTAACGACCATTGGCGATTTGCCAAGACCACGCTCCAAGGCGGAATATGTATTCGTCATCGTTCAATTGCTCTTCGGTTTGATGCTCTTCGCCACGGTGCTGGGGCATGTGGCCAATATCGTGACGTCCGTGAGTGCAGCCAGGAAGGAATTTCAGG CCAAATTGGATGGCGTGAAAACTTACATGCGGATGAGACGGGTACCGAATCATCTTCAAGTGAAAGTCATTAAGTGGTTTGACTATCTCTGGCTGACGCAGAAGTGCTCAGACGAGGAACGAGCTGTGTCGTGTCTTCCTGATAAATTAAAG GCTGAAATCGCTATAAACGTCCATTTAGATACACTTAAGCGAGTCGAAATCTTCCAGAACACCGAGGCCGGCTTCCTTTGTGAATTGGTGCTACGTTTACGACCTGTTCTCTTTTCGCCAGGAGATTACATATGTCGCAAAG GTGAGGTTGGCAAGGAGATGTACATAGTGAATCGAGGACGCCTGCAAGTGGTAGCTGATAATGGTAAAACCGTGATGGCATCCCTCAAGGCAGGTTCATACTTTGGTGAAATAAGCATCCTTAATATGGGGACTGCAG gaaATCGACGGACAGCAAGTGTTAGATCTGTTGGGTACAGTGATTTGTTTGTGCTGAGCAAAAAGGACATGTGGGATGTTCTCAAAGAGTACCCAGCGGCAAGAGTACGTCTCGAGGCGATTGCAGTGAAGCGActggaaaaatacaaaaaagctcCCTTGGAGAAAG GTTTAGTTGAGACACGAGGAAGGACACCAATTGAGGAAATGTGGTTAACACCTGCGCTTCCGGCACCGGCTTACAGTCAAGCATCAACGTTCAG TCGAGCCCCTAGTCCGAGATCACACAGAGGGGAGCCTAGTACGGATAGATCACGACTACTCGAATCTCCAGGATCCCTGAGCCCCAGTGCACCGAGCCTCGAAGGAAGACCACGAAGTCGAGCTGCATCCTCACATTCAAGGACTCACTCGCAACAAA GGACACAATGTGGGAGTTTGACACACCTTGAATCTTCGGGAGCAACACCCCTTTTGGGTTCACACGAGGTACTCGAGGATGAGATAAAACGCCTCCGGGAGCGTCTTCACACGGTTGAGGCTGAGAATTCAGCGCTCAATTCGAAATTGTCACAACAACAGTGGGACCTAGAGCACCGTTTGGCTGaaattgaaatgcaaatttgtGGTGCATCATCTGCATCGAGTATCGATCAGGAGAATGAGGCTGAGGAAATTGAGAGGAATCGCGAGAGTATCATATAA